The following coding sequences lie in one Phaeodactylum tricornutum CCAP 1055/1 chromosome 12, whole genome shotgun sequence genomic window:
- a CDS encoding predicted protein → MVPPREDVTVRIVCERRRTAGKEARPPPSAKPTPGNTSSHPNAKETHRSNEPFFRLYTKQSHRRSIMASTLCVVLGSASSTDPAAISAATMTDAAAKTIHDAIYESLELVVVASELADVYDSMELSRFTKILSPNATVSVSVIGDATKSLSPIHTSFLLAGLANNSERRNADGSRTLTATRRNNTTNSVATLNFASNNNNGNDLLIDEDNLLTDASNLLGAPPSMSAAATKSGDDCSGRAPCDDCTCGRAEGAKEGNSEQPKEIKSSSCGKCSLGDAFRCASCPYLGKPAFKPGEEHLVLDLQDDF, encoded by the coding sequence ATGGTACCGCCGCGCGAGGACGTGACGGTTCGGATTGTGTGTGAACGACGCCGTACGGCAGGAAAGGAAGCCCGCCCCCCCCCATCCGCCAAACCCACTCCCGGAAACACATCATCACATCCCAACGCCAAAGAAACACATCGTTCGAACGAACCATTTTTTCGTTTGTACACTAAGCAGTCGCATCGACGAAGCATCATGGCGTCAACACTTTGTGTCGTACTTGGATCGGCTTCCTCCACGGATCCTGCGGCAATTTCCGCGGCAACCATGACCGATGCCGCGGCGAAAACCATCCACGACGCAATCTACGAGTCCCTCGAGTTGGTCGTCGTGGCCAGCGAGCTCGCGGATGTGTACGACTCGATGGAACTTTCCCGTTTTACCAAAATTCTTTCCCCCAACGCCACCGTATCTGTTTCCGTTATTGGAGACGCCACGAAATCGTTGTCGCCGATTCATACCAGTTTTCTGTTGGCCGGACTCGCCAACAATTCGGAACGACGCAACGCGGACGGCTCGCGGACGCTTACCGCCACGCGTCGGAATAACACAACCAATTCGGTAGCTACATTGAACTTTGctagcaacaacaacaacggtaACGACTTGTTgatcgacgaagacaacTTGCTGACGGACGCCAGCAATTTACTCGGTGCGCCACCGAGTATGAGTGCCGCGGCGACCAAATCGGGGGACGATTGCTCCGGCCGCGCCCCCTGTGACGACTGTACCTGTGGTCGAGCGGAGGGAGCGAAAGAAGGAAACTCCGAACAACCCAAGGAAATTAAGAGTAGCTCCTGCGGAAAATGTTCACTCGGGGACGCTTTTCGGTGTGCGTCGTGCCCCTATTTGGGCAAACCAGCGTTCAAGCCGGGCGAAGAACATTTGGTATTGGATCTGCAGGACGATTTTTAG
- a CDS encoding predicted protein has translation MNARSWAQEATAWYVAHSDPYTSHQDNVHQVLRCPVVALTLSILHQSVGSDPNCQVLADEKNGAASGITVRATVPPSSDESSSKHSGTVTTSPDWRAYLAQETDTGVLEFNQANEEAYDALSRRTKARLEAFLTGTSLAVATTVPTAATEDEIVGSSHASNLALSRPPMFPPKPNMATGKPIRGYSNRTTSQESDRSLGLIDGLAGFHRFEHSNSSSSAPSRSSPVLSSLNAGSQTLLRSISASTTSSASNIQKISKQPQIAPDELTIRMELYIRALLRVSAQQQECVLGAEPARALKARARSIVIALVDTVGTIRQQSPVLTRLLSWHVKELLAVDVLGESVVRLIRKVVSDYEHKTSFASLAFLSSPDDTAEHSLTPMVLWLFQYLQTSWRDCVSDCELERMLKLSLPENLRSVFKTIEFRSIGHLLETCQEYRDVLQHIELAPGIRSYDDSDDADHSSTEANFRSACSSIAVHNNKAIRQAIRDLQREVITVNGNVLPPVTSRIELVHLLSQTLNSRSLQTAQPRLTRSQRRKQRAVRRVESAPILSTSESEADTAGPVLDSDGFLSSGNEGDLSDHKRQTSRAVGAGPSSKPTRRRRNFHLSTVDFLTKRLLLAAGRTGTGGDAYFVVRDLFGGDDIEVVPSHLPPSHARMVRPGSIEIIIMLSSVTIKCHGSFDVYPTSLVGDCEPLIQLHTTTTEVIQLQEVRASDSSGDDIKADNFSSEDESDAPGGRQGSVMVIQERQTERTGWRTLSIRPALYEKVESYSTPS, from the coding sequence ATGAATGCCCGAAGTTGGGCACAAGAGGCGACGGCATGGTACGTGGCGCACTCCGATCCGTACACCTCGCACCAAGACAACGTGCATCAGGTTTTACGCTGTCCCGTGGTTGCCTTGACGCTTAGTATTCTCCACCAATCCGTCGGATCGGATCCAAATTGCCAAGTGTTGGCGGACGAGAAAAATGGTGCGGCAAGCGGCATCACAGTCAGGGCGACCGTACCCCCCTCGTCGGACGAGAGCTCGTCCAAGCATTCGGGAACGGTAACGACATCTCCCGACTGGCGAGCCTACCTAGCGCAAGAAACCGACACGGGTGTCCTCGAATTTAATCAAGCAAACGAAGAAGCCTATGACGCACTCTCGAGACGGACCAAGGCACGCTTGGAAGCATTTCTGACCGGAACTTCCCTGGCGGTGGCGACGACAGTCCCAACTGCGGCAACGGAAGATGAGATTGTCGGTTCTTCTCATGCGTCGAATCTAGCCCTCTCACGGCCACCTATGTTTCCTCCGAAACCAAACATGGCAACAGGGAAACCAATTCGAGGGTATTCCAACCGAACAACGAGTCAAGAATCGGATCGTAGTCTCGGTTTAATCGATGGGTTGGCGGGTTTTCATCGGTTCGAACACTCCAACAGCTCAAGTTCCGCCCCATCCAGAAGCTCCCCAGTGCTTTCGTCGCTCAATGCTGGGAGTCAAACATTGTTACGGTCCATTTCGGCCTCTACAACATCGTCTGCCTCGAATATACAGAAAATCTCGAAGCAGCCTCAGATTGCTCCCGACGAGCTCACCATACGCATGGAGCTTTATATTCGAGCTTTGCTCCGCGTCAGCGCCCAACAACAAGAATGCGTTTTGGGTGCTGAACCCGCCCGGGCTCTCAAAGCACGAGCTCGATCTATCGTGATCGCACTTGTGGATACGGTAGGCACGATACGGCAACAAAGCCCAGTCTTGACGCGACTCCTGTCTTGGCACGTCAAAGAGTTGCTCGCCGTCGACGTCTTGGGCGAGAGCGTCGTGCGACTTATTCGTAAGGTTGTATCAGATTACGAGCACAAGACATCCTTCGCGAGTTTGGCATTCTTATCGAGTCCGGATGATACGGCGGAGCACTCTCTGACGCCCATGGTATTGTGGCTCTTCCAATATTTACAAACATCCTGGAGGGACTGTGTGTCTGATTGTGAACTGGAACGTATGCTGAAGCTGTCGCTCCCGGAGAATTTGCGTTCAGTCTTCAAGACTATCGAGTTCCGATCCATTGGGCACTTGCTCGAAACCTGTCAAGAGTACCGTGATGTGTTGCAGCATATTGAACTGGCGCCGGGTATTAGATCGTATGACGACAGTGACGATGCTGACCATTCCTCGACGGAAGCAAATTTCCGGTCGGCTTGCTCATCGATTGCGgttcacaacaacaaggcaATTCGCCAAGCTATTCGGGATTTGCAACGCGAGGTCATTACCGTTAATGGTAACGTCTTACCGCCCGTCACGAGTCGCATCGAATTGGTCCATCTACTCTCCCAAACGCTCAAttcgcgttctctccaaacaGCGCAACCACGACTAACACGTTCTCAACGGCGTAAACAGCGCGCCGTACGACGGGTCGAAAGTGCACCCATTTTGAGCACAAGCGAATCAGAAGCGGACACCGCCGGGCCTGTCCTAGACAGCGATGGCTTTTTGTCGTCAGGGAATGAAGGAGACCTTTCCGACCACAAAAGGCAGACATCAAGAGCTGTCGGAGCAGGTCCATCCTCCAAGCCTACGCGTCGTCGCCGTAACTTTCACCTTTCGACAGTCGACTTTCTAACGAAGCGGCTTTTGTTGGCGGCGGGGAGGACAGGTACTGGCGGAGATGCCTACTTTGTTGTTAGAGACTTGTTTGGTGGGGACGACATTGAAGTTGTTCCATCGCATTTGCCACCGTCTCACGCGCGAATGGTTCGTCCCGGGTCGATTGAAATTATAATCATGCTATCCAGTGTGACCATTAAATGTCACGGGTCCTTTGATGTATATCCGACATCTCTTGTCGGAGACTGCGAACCACTTATTCAACTGCACACAACTACTACCGAAGTCATTCAGCTACAGGAAGTTCGTGCCAGTGATTCCAGTGGCGATGATATCAAAGCCGACAATTTCTCGTCCGAGGACGAGAGCGATGCGCCAGGTGGACGGCAGGGATCTGTCATGGTGATACAAGAGCGGCAAACGGAACGTACTGGATGGCGTACTTTGTCCATTCGACCCGCGTTGTACGAAAAGGTCGAAAGCTACAGTACTCCGAGTTGA